The genomic stretch TGGTCGGGGTGACCGCGGCGGCCAGCGCCGGAGTGTACTTCTCCCGTGGCGATATCCACCCGATCATCGCGGCGCCGGTTGCGCTCGGCGTGCTGCTGGGCGCCTGGATCGGCGCCCGGGTGATGGGGCAACTACGAAACACCACGATCCGGAAACTGTTCATCCCGGTCCTGGCGATCGTGGCGGTGAGTATGATCTACAGGGGGCTGACCGTCCGATGAAAACCCGTCCCGACCTGCAGGATCTGTCCGGCGATTCGGGGCTCCGCCCGATGGTGAGCGCGGTCCTGCGCTACGGGGTGCTCCTCGCCGCGGTGGTCATCGTCATCGGTCTCGTCCTCTCCGTGATCCAGGTCGGGTTCAAGACGTTCGTCTCGATGCCCCGCGTCCGCGTCCCCGAGGTCAGCACCGACCTGACCTCCCTGCGGGCGGTCTTTCGCGAGCTGCTGCCCCCCATCCCGGAAGGGCTCATGGACGCGGGGGTCCTGCTGTTGATCGCCACGCCGGTCTTGACGGTGGGCGCCTCCACCATCATGTTTGCGGTCGAGCGGGACTGGCTGTACGTGGCGATCTCGGGGTTCGTGTTCGTCGTGCTGATCCTCGGATTCGTGCTGGGAGGTCGGGGCGCGCTCGGCGGAAGCTAGCGGCCGCGGAGCGTTTGGGTCTGCCGGCCCCGGGGAAAAACCAACCTGACCCAGTACGCCTTGGTG from bacterium encodes the following:
- a CDS encoding DUF1634 domain-containing protein, whose protein sequence is MKTRPDLQDLSGDSGLRPMVSAVLRYGVLLAAVVIVIGLVLSVIQVGFKTFVSMPRVRVPEVSTDLTSLRAVFRELLPPIPEGLMDAGVLLLIATPVLTVGASTIMFAVERDWLYVAISGFVFVVLILGFVLGGRGALGGS